Part of the Arthrobacter gengyunqii genome is shown below.
CGGTGAAACTGCCCCGGACTTCACCCTTCCGGCCACAGATTCCTCCTCCGTTTCGCTCTCCGGGTTCCGCGGACGCAGCACCATCGTGTACTTCTACCCCGCCGCCGCCACCCCGGGCTGCACCAAGGAAGCCTGCGACTTCCGGGACAACCTGAACAGCCTGCAGGACGCCGGGTACGCCGTCGTCGGCATCTCCCCCGACCCCGTGCCCAAGCTGGAGAAATTCGCCGAAGCGGAGAATCTCAACTTTCCCCTGCTCTCCGACCCCGACCACGCCGTGGCCGAGGCGTACGGCGCCTGGGGCGAGAAGAAGAACTACGGCAAGACGTACGAGGGCCTGATCCGTTCAACCGTGGTTGTGGACCCGGAGGGCAAGGTTTCCCTCGCCCAGTACAACGTGAAAGCCACGGGCCATGTCGCCAAGCTTTCACGCGATCTGGGACTCTCCTAACCTCGGGTACACTGGAGGCTGGTTTTAGGGCGTTCCGCAACAATTGCGGCGGCGGCATGAGACCAAAGCGCGAGTGGCGGAATTGGTAGACGCGCTGGATTTAGGTTCCAGTGTCTTCGGACGTGTGGGTTCAAGTCCCTCCTCGCGCACCACTGTGATGAGTCGAGACATCGTTCACTGATGAGTCGCGACATAGGTAACACCCCGGTCTTCGGACCGGGGTGTTTTCTTTTGCCTGGGTTGATAGTCCAGGGATGGGTCCAGGGTCAGTTCGCGCAGGATCTCTCCGGTGGCTGTTTCGGTGATGACGATGTCCTGTTCATGGATCAGCATGAGGATGTGTTTGCCGGCGTAAGCGCGTCCGAGGCCGATGTGCCGCAGCCGTCCTGCGTAGCGCAGCGAGACCTTCCCTGTCGCGTCGATCCGGTCAACGCGGACCCGCCAGTGACCTCCCTGCCTGGCTGTCATGGGAACCGCTTTGACGGTGGCGTTGTAGGCCTGCGCGGGTGTTTGCCGATCCAGCGCGCGGTGCGGGCGCTCGTGGTTATAGATGTGGCGGAACTTCTCGAGCTGAGCGTTGAGGTCCTGCAGGGTCTCTGCCCGTGGCTGGCCGCTGAGCCATTTCTTCAGGGTCTGGTGGAACCGCTCGATCTTTCCCTGAGTCTGCGGGTGACCCGGTGATCCGTTTTTCTGGGTGATGTTCAGGGCGTGCAGGAGGTTCTCGAAGCTGTTGCGGCCGCCTTTGCCGCCGGCGAAGCGGGAGGTATAGACCAGGCCGTTGTCGGTCAGGGTGGAGGCCGGCAAC
Proteins encoded:
- a CDS encoding IS481 family transposase; translated protein: MSKQKVIVLSVTEQGLSISEAARRYGVSRRYGVSRRWVHVLIRRYRDGGTPALEPRSRRPHHNSRRTPAPTADRILSLRRELTAAGLDAGPITIAWHLTREGIAAPSTSTIRRILHAAGLVTAAPRKRPKSSLHRFEAAQPNETWQSDFTHWPLADGTDTEILNFLDDHSRYLLACTAYRPVTGTAVSETFLKTANQYGLPASTLTDNGLVYTSRFAGGKGGRNSFENLLHALNITQKNGSPGHPQTQGKIERFHQTLKKWLSGQPRAETLQDLNAQLEKFRHIYNHERPHRALDRQTPAQAYNATVKAVPMTARQGGHWRVRVDRIDATGKVSLRYAGRLRHIGLGRAYAGKHILMLIHEQDIVITETATGEILRELTLDPSLDYQPRQKKTPRSEDRGVTYVATHQ
- the bcp gene encoding thioredoxin-dependent thiol peroxidase; translated protein: MTRLSPGETAPDFTLPATDSSSVSLSGFRGRSTIVYFYPAAATPGCTKEACDFRDNLNSLQDAGYAVVGISPDPVPKLEKFAEAENLNFPLLSDPDHAVAEAYGAWGEKKNYGKTYEGLIRSTVVVDPEGKVSLAQYNVKATGHVAKLSRDLGLS